taaattttagagcTGATCATATTCAAATGGCTACAATATCATAGTAATCTTTGTAGCAAAAGTAGACCTGGCATCATTGATGACGACTTCAAGTCTCGAATCATGGAATGCTTCCTTGTTTACAACTAGGTATGATTTGCAAAACTCCACCACCTCCTGCTTCATCAAACATTAACACATTAATTTTTAACCAAATACAAACCAACCCATCCAACGTTTATATTGTAGACTTTACCTCATCAATGTCACACATCACAACTTTGTCTATGGTCTTGTGCCTGAGCAGTTCCCTAGCAGTAGACCCTTCTCCTCCTCCCATAATGAAAACATTTTTTGGCCTAGAAAGTTaatgaagaaaatataatgaaaaatttgTTCGTGTGCTATTTTCATaaatctttaattattattaaattaagattAGAGAAAGTACAAAGGATGGTGAAGAAGAGCTGGATGAACAAGACATTCATGGTAGATAAATTCGTCTGTCTCTGCACTCTGAAGCTTCCCATCAAGTACTAATGCCTACAAAGTTACATAATATAGTAGATAAGTAATTGGTAAATTAGTTATAGTTTTCTTATCAGTAAAGGTAACTTTCTGGTGTTTGTATCTGAAAGAACCTTGCCAAAGGGCTTTGTGTCCAACAATGCAATGTCTTGATACTGACTAGCTCCTGTATGCAAGATGCTGCAGCCCCACcaaaacaaagaagaaaaaggTAGAATCattataaaacatttaaaaaacatACATATGATAGTGCTAAACTTTGTATTGAAAAAGCCAAATATTAATGTTTCATTTTAGTTGTGTATTGTCTGCCTTTTTCATAGCCAAAGGCAAAAAGAGCATTTAACTTTTACATTGCTTTACTTTAATTGTCTCACTCAAACCACCTTCTTGTTCCATGGATTCTATTATCTTTTCATGAACATTCTAAAATAGCcattaaagaaaaagaaacaacatATATAAAGAGTTCTAAAAGGAAGATATCATATAACAGTGTCTTTGATCACATTATTAGCACTATAATATAAATGTACCAAACCTTAGCTACTATTGACAGTTTACTCAAGCTAAAGTGCTAAACTATAActtggttattttattttatttttattttattttatagtttctCATTCATGTCTGCATAAGTTGAGTGTACTAAGATAAATAAACAGTGTATTACTACTAGTATGTTATATACCTATTGAGAGCAAAGCACCATCTAAGATTCTCTTCAATCTCTTCTTCATACCAACAACTCTTCCTATAACCATTAGGTGAATGGCTTTTGTCATTTCCATTGCCATTGCCATTACCATTGGTAATTCCATTTGAGTAAGCTATTTCACCCATCTTATTCACTTTGAGAAGAAAGAAGAGAAAGTGGAGTTGGAAAAGAGAGTGTGAAAGAAGAGAGAATAGAAAGTGTTATGGATGGATATGAGAAGAATGAGAATGTAGGAGGAGAATATAAGGTGGAGAAATCAAAGGGGACAATTATTGATAACCGGGAAATCTAGGAAAGTGGAAGTGTTTTCAGAGTTGaaaaaagcaacaaaaaaaatccTCATAGGGTTTTGTAAAGTAGAATACACAACAGAACATAACCTCTGTTGGATTTCTGAGATTCATATTATACCTTCCCTAGTTAGCCCCATATCTTTCTTATTACTTTATGTTTATGACTATATTTTAACAACTTGTTTGATATTTGATCCAAAGCATAATTGTATTACTATACTCTATCAagaattttaaaagtttcattttatttatttatgttacttTAAACACAATCATTAGCATTGCCTGTAAATTAGTATAAAAGCACATAACaagggaaaagaaaagaaaagaaaaaaaatctaaaacactTTCATGTCTTACTTGGCGGGGTGTTTAAGATAGATTTCCTATTATATTGTTAATTAGGATTTGCTTAGTAAAATTCAATTTGACATACagtaatttacttattttatctTGAGACATATATACAGTAATGCATGGTTGTatatagtaaataaaatttaataaaaaaaaaaaaaaagtttaaaaatgatGTGGTTAGGCATGTGAAGGAGCACGTATTGATGATATGCAATGATGTTAATGCAGCAATTTGTCACGCAGGATATGGAGTGTATTATAATATAATGTAATGGATATTAGTAGAAGTAGAAAAAGGATAAAACAATAACCGAAAATTGGGGTAGTAATAAACTGTGTTGGAAAATGTGTGAGAAAAAAGAAGTAAGAGCGTGCAGTGGATAGCATGATGTATATTCTCTTTGTTGTTGTGTTCAAAGATGCATGCGCGTGCCGTGGCAGAACGAACTAACTCATTCACCATCATCACtatcaccatcatcatcatcatcatcatcattcttCTAACAAACTAACGCAATCCTTTTCCTTGCTTGTTTGTTGCAACTAgatatttcattttcattttcatttcaatttcaatttgaatTTCAACCCTACCGTAACAACTAACAAGTAGCAGCAGTATCAAGCATTCCCACTGTTCCCTTTTCTTATGATGGTGCATTGGACAACTTCACTTTGTAGGTGGGTGGGTGGGTGGGACCCAATATGTTTGATTTTGCGTTGATGTAAGGGGAAATCTAGGAAAGTGGAAGTGTTTTCAGAGTTGaaaaaagcaacaaaaaaaatccTCATAGGGTTTTGTAAAGTAGAATACACAACAGAACATAACCTCTGTTGGATTTCTGAGATTCATATTATACCTTCCCTAGTTAGCCCCATATCTTTCTTATTACTTTATGTTTATGACTATATTTTAACAACTTGTTTGATATTTGATCCAAAGCATAATTGTATTACTATACTCTATCAagaattttaaaagtttcattttatttatttatgttacttTAAACACAATCATTAGCATTGCCTGTAAATTAGTATAAAAGCACATAACaagggaaaagaaaagaaaagaaaaaaaatctaaaacactTTCATGTCTTACTTGGCGGGGTGTTTAAGATAGATTTCCTATTATATTGTTAATTAGGATTTGCTTAGTAAAATTCAATTTGACATACagtaatttacttattttatctTGAGACATATATACAGTAATGCATGGTTGTatatagtaaataaaatttaataaaaaaaaaaaaaaagtttaaaaatgatGTGGTTAGGCATGTGAAGGAGCACGTATTGATGATATGCAATGATGTTAATGCAGCAATTTGTCACGCAGGATATGGAGTGTATTATAATATAATGTAATGGATATTAGTAGAAGTAGAAAAAGGATAAAACAATAACCGAAAATTGGGGTAGTAATAAACTGTGTTGGAAAATGTGTGAGAAAAAAGAAGTAAGAGCGTGCAGTGGATAGCATGATGTATATTCTCTTTGTTGTTGTGTTCAAAGATGCATGCGCGTGCCGTGGCAGAACGAACTAACTCATTCACCATCATCACtatcaccatcatcatcatcatcatcatcattcttCTAACAAACTAACGCAATCCTTTTCCTTGCTTGTTTGTTGCAACTAgatatttcattttcattttcatttcaatttcaatttgaatTTCAACCCTACCGTAACAACTAACAAGTAGCAGCAGTATCAAGCATTCCCACTGTTCCCTTTTCTTATGATGGTGCATTGGACAACTTCACTTTGTAGGTGGGTGGGTGGGTGGGACCCAATATGTTTGATTTTGCGTTGATGTAAGGTTGCCATCAGCATGATGTTGCTCATGCTGGCCGGCCACAACCATatcaattcattcattcatataGTCTTATgtgtaatttatatatatgagagAGTAATCTTATGTGTATTGATTATGTaccttaaaataaattttgattcggtaattcaaaaaataaatcttttgattcacaatttgaatttgatttgataTATGTGATAAAATTATTGTAGTTGCTATACAAAATTGatctttaattaaaaactaaaactagTTGAAGATCAAACGAAATAATATATTGTTTCAAGACATAATTTTAATGATTGATTtgagatattaaaaatatttgagaattATGAAGTCTACAATTCAAACTCGAATTATTaccataatatattaataacaacAACTAGCATTTATCAATACAAAAATGTACTACCCTACAATGTTGCTACACTTTTACTAACTCTACCATTTGGGATACAATATTGTATATAACCAAGTACCAATTCACCAATGTTACATTTGGAATCAACCTCCTTATGAATTACTAGGCCAAGTATTACCTTTTGTATATCTCTTCTGTTATAGACATACGAAAAAAACATTATTGAGTGTGCAACTCACGTTCATGATTTGGGTGTCAAGGTCTTCCATTGGGTACTTGTTTGGCATCAAGGTTATTGTTTGGTACCGAGTTTAGATGCAAGGTGAATATATTGGGTGTAATTTATTTCTTAGTATATTTGGATTTTGTTTAGCCCGtactttttatttgtatttaattaaaaaaagttttttttggaCTTACGTCTTACTTACAAAATAGTAGGCCTTTTAACAAGCAGAGACATCGTTGTTAAAAGTGTAGAGCAACCTAACTTCTatccatataaataaatattcaacCTCTCCCATTATGCATATACCTTCTtttgacagaaaaataaaataaaataataggaGACGTGGTAGAGAGAACTACTGGTCAAATAGTTTACTTTAAATAGTTAATaagttttggttaaaaataaatcattcacaaaaatttgagtttgaattcTAATCAAAATAACTATTGCTTGGATTTTATTTACCTTTCAActaaattttagattattaagtctatttttcttgaaaattggatgattaagacaaaaaaaaatcgaGAGAACTATTAAACTCAACAAAGAATTACAATAATATTGtctaggaaaaaaaaatatacctatagttctttcaatttttgtttagatttttttaagtttattttattttaatttagtcatttaaaTTACATTATGTTTGCACGTTagttttttatcttaatttcgacaataattaatttaactaaaaGTTTTTAACATTAGAAATTCTACAAAATGATACAACAATATATCCCTCACATTAATTCTTCAGAAAACATTAATCAAATCTTGTAAATTGtctatatttattgattttctttacaACAATTTAAACACATGTATAACCTTAAAAATAaggtaataaatatttattcacatAATCAATATCTTTAACTTTTTTCACGTGCAAAATAATTTGGACAATCAACTCATTGCAACGTTTCGATtatatcttaatattttatcataGTAATTCGAGAAAATCTAAGCTTAAAGGAGTGCATGCATACtttaatatatcttaaagaTTGTATAAATTGAATGTAATTTAAAGGaccaaatcataaaaataaataaataaataaatttaaaagacttAAGCTGAAATTGAACTAaacataaaaaactaaaaataatttttttttcttctataatctATCTATTGATAAATTTTCGAATATGCAAAATCAAGTAGAATCATTGTTATGTACTAGTGCACACACGCCTACTTTcctcaataaaaataattcaagttcaaattttcatgcaactattataaaaataaattatatgattcaataaaaagtataaaattgtaaataactttttttaaaagaatcataAAGTTAGTAGGAAAAAACATTACACAAAAACTTCATATCATCTTTATATTATATGTAGGTTTaaatagatatttaaaaaaaaatcaataatttgattagataaaaaaaaaggatgaaattctaaataaaaatatttaagtaaacaATAAAATTGGAAAAAGTAAAAGCTGCACAAAAACTCATTATCCTCTTTTATTTAAAGTATAGAGAATAGTGATATACTAATAGCGGTTAATGATACAGAAATTTGAAGGCGTGGGTGTATATAAAAATTCTAGTGGTGGGGAAAATATATGAGGATTGAGGAATATCAAAATCCTAGGACGGGTAAAAGCCCCATTGTGCTGTTGGTGGATCCGTTCCTAACTAGTAATTCAAGGACACATTAATCTAACAAAATATGGCCATGTAACATGTTATGGTACTCTATCTAATATTCCAATATAAACACGTCAATTACTAAAGAAATTTATAGAATCGGATCTCCCACTAATATTATTCACACATATCAATTAAGTTATGCcggaaaaaaaatcatatttgtgttgaaaaatataaaacataaaaagagtttataaaagattttataagaatttagttcaatttaatctaaaattttaagaaCAATACacctttaaaacaaaataaatgagATCCAAATTATCATCTTTATTTTCTATTCCATCTTCATACTCACTAGTTTGATAGCACTCAATGCACTTTTTGTTGAGGAGTTTGAGATTCAAAACTTAACTAATCACACTTAAATTCAACATCGAAACACTTTAGAAAAACCTTTTATACAAAGATCCAATACCAAGATCTACTTTCGTCCCCCACTAAGCCAATTCAGGTGCTATGTAACCTATTATTGGTGCATTATATGAAAATCCAAGTGTTATGTACCCTATTATCTCTTTAAAATTAGTATTTGTTCTGGTttgatttttgttaaaaatctgCAATCTTTGCAGTATTTTTGACATCAAGTAATACATTTTGAGACTTGATATCACAATGTATGAGATGTGTTTCACATGCTTCGTACAAGTAGAGTAAGCCTCTTAATATTCCAAGGAATTTGGTTCCCACAAAGTGACTTTGGTACCATTCAGTTATTAGTTACACAATACAAATTAAACATGAAGAAGAAAAACTAGCTAGTTAAAATGGAAAATACAACAACTAGAAGGAAATTAATTACTTTACATACCACTTTATGTCTTTATTCCAAGTCTAAATCTGTAATTTTGGTGCTAAAAAGAAATACCTTGAGCTATTATTACAAGTGAAAGatcattaataattatttttagtgaTCAGCCAAAAAAATAATGCATACAAATTTAGGGTTAGTTAAAGATATAATCAAACTTAAGACGAATTTAAATATGAGATATGTTAAgatctataataatattttaataatttgttaattttgtgtGTGTGAAAAACTATCTTTTATAAAccattagaaaaaaaattattaatataataaatatcaattttgtataatatttattttcaattgacAATAAAGTCAactaattaaacattttttgagacaataataattttagataaatatttattatttttagatttaaaaatattaaaatataaaacatttttattaaatataatttttttgaaggcctttgttaaatacaaatttatttatttttggagtTATAAAACGATTGATTTAGTAATATTACTTTTGGGCCAACCATATTAagatataatttttcatttggaATTGGatcaaagattaattcaattgCTTACTTCACAATTGCCGCTAGATTATTAGTTAGTTGAATAGTTGGTTGGTTACTATTAGTTGGATGATTTATGTAAAATTACATGTCATATGTTTAGGTTGaattatacttataattgtttaatttatttttaaattttattcattttgttttagtcttttatattataaatattaaacattttgttccatcaaattatttttgttttattttaatctattaaattataaacataaaatacttaaataatttaaattacaaatattataaattgattttttttcaataatttctaacattataatttaaaaactaaaaaagtatcatatttgtaattttatatatgaaagtatttaataaatcaaaataaatccaacaaaatttgaaaaattaaagtgAAGGTTAAATATAAGTCGAACTACAAAAAAAAGGTGTAATTTAGCCTAGTAGCTATTATactaaaacatttttttctctGCGTAGCATTTTCTGGAAGTTACACTTGATAAGTACCACATTCCTTGTACTTGCCACGTTTTCATCTGGAATCTCGATACTTCTGGATAGTCCTAGCTATTTGATTAttcatgatttatttattttctaaaaaatatcagTGATTGAATTTCAGCTAAAACACATCAATTTTTCGCTTTGGATACCGAGAGAGGAATTAGATCCCGtattttcagaaaaattaaTTAGACAACCATAGAATAAAAGAtcaacaattattattttacttgattaAGTCTCTGTAAtcattgtaatttaaattaatcaataaattaatttatatttttatattatacattaaaaaaataaagaaagttGTAGAGCGAAAGAAAAGTGTGAGAACGTTTCTGGGAAGCTCTAGAAGACGAACCGCTTTGTATTTGACAGACAGAAAGTGTTGTGAGTGTGTTTGTGTGTCTCTTTCTCGCTTTGTGATCTCAAATAATCAATCACAGTTCAATTTTGCGTTTTCTCTTCCACATTGTGC
This region of Cicer arietinum cultivar CDC Frontier isolate Library 1 chromosome 8, Cicar.CDCFrontier_v2.0, whole genome shotgun sequence genomic DNA includes:
- the LOC101508614 gene encoding thermospermine synthase ACAULIS5-like; the encoded protein is MGEIAYSNGITNGNGNGNGNDKSHSPNGYRKSCWYEEEIEENLRWCFALNSILHTGASQYQDIALLDTKPFGKALVLDGKLQSAETDEFIYHECLVHPALLHHPLPKNVFIMGGGEGSTARELLRHKTIDKVVMCDIDEEVVEFCKSYLVVNKEAFHDSRLEVVINDARAELEGKEESYDIIIGDLADPIEGGPCYKLYTKSFYELTLKPKLKKGGIFVTQAGPAGIFSHTEVFSCIYNTLRQVFKYVVPYSAHIPSYADIWGWVMASDSPLDLSAEELDIRMKQRIMEENRYLDGKTFMSSSTLSKAVRTSLNNETHVYTEGAARFIYGHGKNA